The following proteins are encoded in a genomic region of Galbibacter sp. BG1:
- a CDS encoding cytochrome c oxidase subunit 3: MEATVTTGSEENVWGGGNEPLGASYGKMMMWFFIVSDALTFSGFLAAYGFSRYKFIETWPIADEVFTHFPFLHGVDAPMYYVALMTFILIFSSVTMVLAVDAGHHLKKNKVIWYMFFTIIGGAIFVGSQAWEWKNFIKGEYGAVELKSGRILQFLDEGTGERVALADFAKNIEGERVTQHPNDGVWYMSESSLPNYTVAEIKAGFEANPNIVARTEMSDENGQKTILSREETAERLEQATYVVEGANLVHNEYGNRLFADFFFFITGFHGFHVLSGVVINIIIFINIILGTYERRKSYEMVEKVGLYWHFVDLVWVFVFTFFYLV; encoded by the coding sequence ATGGAAGCTACTGTTACAACAGGTTCTGAAGAAAACGTTTGGGGTGGAGGTAACGAACCTCTAGGTGCCAGTTATGGTAAAATGATGATGTGGTTTTTTATCGTATCCGATGCATTGACTTTTTCTGGATTTTTAGCCGCTTATGGTTTTTCACGATACAAGTTTATCGAGACTTGGCCAATTGCCGATGAAGTTTTTACTCACTTTCCGTTTTTACACGGTGTAGACGCTCCAATGTACTATGTGGCGTTAATGACGTTTATCCTTATTTTTTCTTCTGTTACTATGGTTTTGGCTGTAGACGCCGGACATCACCTTAAAAAGAACAAAGTTATTTGGTATATGTTTTTTACCATAATCGGGGGTGCTATCTTCGTTGGTTCTCAGGCTTGGGAGTGGAAAAACTTTATCAAGGGTGAATATGGGGCTGTGGAGCTTAAATCTGGAAGAATTTTACAGTTTTTAGATGAAGGAACCGGCGAACGCGTAGCGTTGGCAGATTTTGCAAAGAATATAGAAGGAGAGCGCGTAACACAACATCCAAATGATGGTGTTTGGTACATGTCTGAGTCTTCTTTACCAAATTATACGGTAGCAGAAATAAAAGCTGGTTTTGAAGCAAATCCTAATATTGTGGCAAGAACAGAAATGTCTGATGAAAATGGGCAAAAAACAATACTTTCCCGTGAAGAGACCGCAGAACGTTTGGAGCAAGCAACCTATGTTGTAGAAGGGGCCAATCTAGTACACAATGAGTATGGTAACCGTTTATTTGCAGATTTCTTCTTCTTTATTACTGGATTCCACGGATTTCACGTGCTTTCTGGGGTTGTAATTAATATTATAATTTTCATCAATATAATTTTAGGAACTTACGAGAGAAGAAAGAGTTACGAGATGGTAGAAAAAGTTGGGTTGTACTGGCACTTTGTAGACCTCGTTTGGGTGTTTGTATTTACCTTCTTTTACCTTGTATAA
- a CDS encoding cytochrome C oxidase subunit IV family protein, with product MAHAHESNTKRIWVVFGILSVITIVEVILGIIRPAALDAYVLGMKLLNWIFIILTIIKAYYIAWAFMHLEGEKGSFRWSIVLPLLILIPYLAFILLVEGNYIHDVYHEGFVSWDF from the coding sequence ATGGCACACGCACACGAATCGAATACAAAAAGAATTTGGGTAGTTTTCGGGATCCTTTCCGTAATTACCATTGTAGAAGTTATATTGGGTATTATACGTCCTGCTGCTTTAGATGCTTACGTACTTGGTATGAAGCTCCTAAACTGGATATTTATAATCCTTACAATCATTAAGGCCTATTATATCGCCTGGGCATTTATGCACCTCGAAGGTGAAAAGGGCAGTTTTAGATGGTCTATAGTATTGCCCTTACTTATATTAATTCCTTACTTAGCCTTTATATTATTGGTAGAAGGGAATTACATTCATGATGTTTATCATGAAGGCTTTGTAAGTTGGGATTTTTAA
- a CDS encoding SCO family protein produces the protein MKSKSYIVIGFVVLVFGIIFIPEIVDRISSGSVVDQDRHSIGAKKVTADDLLKMGQVPSFKFVDQNNDTISNKDYEGKVFVVEFFFTTCPSICPIMNANMIKLQNRFKGNEDFGIASFTINPEYDTPEVLKKYADEYGVTNPNWHLMTGDMSQVYKLSNTGFNLYAEENENVNGGFEHSGLFALVDREGYIRSRPDEFGNPIVYYDGTTDEGVKMIAEDIAALLNKE, from the coding sequence ATGAAGAGTAAATCGTATATAGTAATTGGTTTTGTGGTGTTGGTTTTCGGTATTATTTTCATTCCAGAGATCGTAGACCGCATAAGTAGTGGTTCTGTAGTAGATCAGGATAGACATTCCATAGGTGCTAAAAAAGTTACAGCAGACGATCTGCTGAAAATGGGGCAAGTGCCTTCGTTTAAATTTGTGGATCAGAACAACGATACTATTTCCAATAAAGATTACGAAGGGAAGGTGTTTGTAGTGGAGTTTTTCTTTACTACCTGCCCTTCTATCTGTCCGATTATGAATGCGAACATGATAAAGTTGCAAAACCGTTTTAAAGGAAACGAAGATTTTGGTATTGCTTCTTTTACAATCAACCCCGAGTACGATACACCTGAAGTTTTAAAAAAATATGCTGATGAATACGGAGTTACCAATCCGAATTGGCATCTTATGACCGGCGATATGTCTCAAGTATATAAACTATCCAATACAGGTTTCAACTTATATGCTGAAGAAAATGAAAATGTAAATGGCGGTTTCGAGCATAGCGGATTATTTGCATTGGTTGATAGGGAAGGCTATATCCGTTCCCGTCCCGATGAATTTGGAAATCCTATAGTGTACTATGATGGTACTACAGATGAAGGAGTAAAAATGATAGCAGAAGATATTGCAGCTTTATTAAATAAAGAATAA
- a CDS encoding DUF420 domain-containing protein: protein MNEITSEEKKYNKWIVVLSIAIPVAVAALFGIKLPNVEPLRFLPPIYATINGLTAVLLVAAVIAVKNKKLVLHERLMKTCIALSAAFLVMYVAYHMTSDSTVYGGEGFVKYIYYFILITHIVLSIGIIPLVLITFVRALAKRFDKHRKIARITFPLWLYVAVTGVIVYLMISPYYA, encoded by the coding sequence ATGAACGAAATTACCTCAGAAGAAAAAAAATATAATAAATGGATTGTAGTGCTTTCCATTGCTATTCCAGTGGCGGTGGCAGCCCTTTTCGGAATTAAATTGCCCAATGTAGAGCCACTTCGTTTTCTTCCACCTATTTACGCTACTATAAACGGACTCACCGCTGTACTATTAGTTGCAGCAGTAATCGCCGTTAAGAACAAAAAATTAGTACTTCACGAGCGGTTAATGAAAACCTGTATTGCATTGTCAGCTGCCTTTTTAGTAATGTATGTTGCTTACCACATGACATCCGATTCTACTGTTTATGGTGGTGAAGGTTTTGTGAAATACATTTATTATTTTATTTTGATAACACACATAGTCTTATCCATAGGAATCATTCCATTAGTGCTTATAACTTTTGTGAGAGCATTGGCTAAACGATTTGATAAGCACCGAAAAATTGCGAGAATTACATTCCCGTTGTGGTTGTATGTTGCAGTAACCGGTGTAATTGTGTACCTTATGATATCCCCCTATTACGCTTAA
- a CDS encoding ABC transporter ATP-binding protein — protein MIEIKDLHKSYHMGSNSLHVLKGINFSVEEGELVAIMGSSGSGKSTLLNILGMLDNLDEGEYLLDGVPIKNLSETKAANYRNKFLGFIFQSFNLINYKTAWENVALPLYYQGVNRKERKEKAVRYLESVGLGPWVEHLPSELSGGQKQRVAIARALAAEPKVMLADEPTGALDSKTSHEVMDLIQKINDQGKTILVVTHEEDIAQMCKRIVHLKDGVIVEDSFINQVRVTPHVQ, from the coding sequence ATGATAGAAATAAAAGACCTTCATAAGTCTTATCACATGGGAAGCAACAGTCTTCACGTGTTAAAAGGGATCAATTTTTCAGTAGAAGAAGGGGAATTAGTGGCAATAATGGGATCCTCTGGTTCTGGAAAGTCAACCTTGCTTAACATTCTTGGGATGCTCGATAATTTAGATGAAGGGGAATATCTTCTTGATGGTGTACCTATTAAAAATCTAAGCGAAACCAAAGCGGCCAATTATCGGAACAAATTCCTAGGTTTCATTTTTCAATCCTTCAATCTTATAAATTACAAAACAGCTTGGGAAAACGTGGCACTACCACTCTATTATCAAGGTGTTAATAGAAAAGAACGCAAGGAAAAAGCAGTAAGGTATTTGGAGTCGGTTGGTCTAGGGCCATGGGTTGAACACTTGCCCAGTGAACTTTCTGGGGGACAAAAACAACGTGTTGCCATTGCAAGGGCATTGGCTGCAGAACCTAAGGTAATGCTAGCCGATGAGCCCACTGGGGCGCTCGATAGTAAAACCTCGCATGAGGTTATGGATCTTATTCAGAAGATAAACGATCAAGGAAAAACTATATTGGTGGTTACCCACGAAGAGGATATCGCACAGATGTGTAAACGTATTGTGCATTTAAAAGATGGTGTTATTGTAGAAGATAGCTTTATTAATCAAGTAAGAGTAACGCCACATGTTCAGTAG
- a CDS encoding ABC transporter permease — protein MFSRDLWSEIFHSIKSNKLRTFLTGFSVAWGIFILVLLLASVDGMKNGFTKQFNDDATNSIFIYPGSTTKPYGGFEAGRRIQFDNEDLDYIRKSFVGYYEYLTPRFTKSVTARVGNETGTYSARSVNPDHQQIERTVIDKGRYINENDIKNTLKVVVVGKVVADELFKKEEAVGQNIILNDLSYKVIGVFSDDGNEREERNMYVPVTTFQRLYGNTNQIDQIALTYNPEFNFAEAINFSDNLETILKRRLVIDPDDQGAIYMNNYAEGFSDVSNFTTMLSVISIGIGMLILIAGIVGIGNILVFIIKERTKEIGIRKALGAKPFDVIKLVLLESVFITSISGLIGMIFAMAIVGLISPIVDAPAFSNPSVDTVTVVTSTVVLIVAGVLAGLIPAIKAAKVKPIVALRAD, from the coding sequence ATGTTCAGTAGGGATCTTTGGTCAGAAATATTTCACAGCATTAAAAGCAATAAGCTTAGAACCTTTCTTACTGGTTTTTCGGTAGCATGGGGGATCTTTATTTTGGTACTGCTCTTGGCTTCCGTAGACGGCATGAAAAATGGTTTCACGAAACAGTTTAACGATGATGCCACCAATTCCATTTTTATATACCCCGGTTCTACAACCAAACCTTATGGTGGTTTTGAGGCCGGGAGAAGAATCCAATTCGACAATGAAGACCTAGATTATATCCGTAAAAGTTTTGTAGGTTATTATGAGTATCTTACTCCTAGGTTTACAAAAAGCGTCACTGCTCGGGTTGGCAACGAGACCGGAACCTACTCGGCAAGATCGGTAAATCCCGATCATCAACAAATTGAACGTACTGTTATAGATAAAGGACGCTACATTAACGAAAATGATATAAAAAACACCTTAAAGGTAGTTGTCGTTGGTAAAGTTGTTGCCGATGAGTTGTTTAAAAAGGAAGAAGCCGTTGGGCAGAATATTATTCTAAATGATCTTTCGTATAAAGTGATCGGTGTTTTTTCTGATGATGGAAACGAAAGGGAAGAGCGCAATATGTACGTGCCAGTTACTACTTTCCAAAGGCTGTACGGGAACACCAATCAGATCGATCAAATTGCTTTAACCTACAATCCAGAATTCAATTTTGCGGAAGCCATAAATTTTTCCGATAATCTCGAAACTATTTTAAAGAGAAGATTGGTTATTGATCCCGACGATCAAGGGGCCATTTACATGAATAATTACGCTGAAGGATTTTCAGACGTTTCCAACTTTACCACCATGCTTTCAGTAATAAGCATAGGCATTGGGATGCTTATTTTAATTGCTGGAATTGTTGGGATTGGTAATATTTTGGTATTCATTATAAAAGAACGCACCAAAGAAATTGGTATTAGAAAAGCTTTAGGGGCAAAACCATTCGACGTAATTAAACTGGTTCTGTTGGAATCGGTATTTATTACCTCAATTTCTGGATTGATCGGGATGATATTTGCCATGGCCATAGTAGGCCTTATATCACCTATTGTAGATGCACCGGCATTTTCCAATCCTTCCGTAGATACGGTAACTGTGGTTACTTCCACTGTAGTATTAATTGTTGCAGGGGTATTGGCGGGCCTAATCCCGGCGATAAAAGCAGCAAAAGTTAAACCAATTGTAGCACTAAGAGCCGATTAA
- a CDS encoding ABC transporter permease has translation MGIFDRDLWSEVFSTLSKNLLRTFLTTLGVIFAILILILLLGATNGMSNGFNKIFAGTATNSMFMWTQSTSMPYKGFERGREIDFTLEDVELIKRQVSEVDIISPRIQLGDFGETSTVYREGRSSGSGVYGDYPSIDLVSKKRIVEGRFINQNDIEAAKKVCVIGVDAYKLLFDKGENAIGKSIQINGIYFSVVGIFKKNDNINFEGENAVFVPFTTFQKAFNSGNKIGWMAILVDPDKQVATAEKKIKTLLKQKYNIHPDDVRAIGSFDFSEIFKGISAFTFVLQGFSFFVGIFTLLAGVIAVSNILLITVKERTNEIGVRRALGATPKIIKRQIILESIVLTSFAGLVGFVISVAVLHFLDYKFGGSDEFPFVNPTVSIPQILFSFILMIGLSMLIGLIPANRAVKIKPIEALREE, from the coding sequence ATGGGAATATTCGATAGAGACCTTTGGAGTGAAGTTTTTAGTACGCTCAGTAAAAATTTGCTGAGAACGTTCTTAACCACCCTTGGTGTTATTTTTGCGATTCTGATCTTAATACTTCTTTTGGGTGCTACCAATGGAATGTCTAATGGATTCAACAAAATTTTTGCAGGTACGGCCACTAACAGTATGTTTATGTGGACACAGTCTACCTCCATGCCATACAAGGGCTTTGAACGGGGCAGGGAAATAGATTTTACTTTGGAAGATGTAGAATTGATTAAAAGGCAGGTTTCTGAAGTAGATATAATCTCTCCACGTATTCAACTTGGGGATTTTGGTGAAACTTCTACGGTATACCGTGAAGGGAGGTCCAGCGGTTCTGGGGTTTATGGTGACTACCCAAGTATCGATTTGGTTTCAAAAAAGCGAATTGTGGAGGGGAGGTTTATCAACCAAAATGATATTGAAGCGGCCAAAAAAGTATGTGTAATAGGGGTAGATGCATATAAGCTCCTTTTTGATAAAGGTGAAAACGCCATTGGCAAATCAATTCAAATTAATGGTATTTATTTTTCTGTAGTGGGAATTTTCAAGAAGAATGACAACATTAATTTTGAAGGTGAAAATGCGGTTTTTGTTCCTTTTACCACTTTTCAGAAAGCATTTAATAGTGGAAATAAAATTGGTTGGATGGCCATTCTGGTAGATCCCGATAAGCAGGTAGCTACTGCAGAGAAAAAAATTAAAACACTTTTAAAACAAAAATATAACATTCACCCAGATGATGTTAGGGCCATTGGTTCTTTCGATTTTTCAGAAATATTTAAAGGGATTAGTGCCTTTACATTTGTATTACAGGGCTTTTCGTTCTTTGTAGGTATTTTCACCCTGCTGGCAGGAGTTATTGCAGTGAGTAATATTTTGTTGATTACCGTTAAAGAGCGTACCAACGAAATTGGGGTGAGACGGGCGCTCGGGGCAACCCCAAAGATAATCAAGCGTCAAATTATATTAGAATCTATTGTACTTACAAGCTTTGCAGGCTTGGTAGGTTTCGTTATATCGGTGGCAGTGCTGCACTTTTTGGATTATAAGTTTGGAGGATCAGACGAGTTTCCCTTTGTAAATCCAACTGTAAGCATCCCACAAATCTTGTTTTCATTCATCCTGATGATAGGCTTGAGTATGTTGATAGGATTGATACCTGCAAATAGGGCTGTGAAAATTAAACCAATAGAAGCATTAAGAGAAGAATAA
- a CDS encoding efflux RND transporter periplasmic adaptor subunit: MKKILKYVLIAIGVILVLYAVVRVLKTNSKPAVTFKTETATEETITNKVIATGKVIPEDEVLIKPQISGIIESINVEEGVKLKSGDLIAKIKVVPNEQALVSARGRVSNAEIALSNAKIEYDRNKQLFDKGVVASQDFLAIELRYNQAKQELENARNDYQIIRVGSAGGSATANTNIRATVDGTVLEIPVKEGDQVIEANNFNDGTTIATIADMSKMIFEGKVDEAEVDKLKIGQPITIKLGAVQDQEFDAKLKFIAPKGVEDQGAVQFTIEADLALPEDVFIRAGYSANASIILEKKENVLAIKEAFLQFDKETEEPYVEVMTGENEYERRDVELGVSDGINVEILSGITKEDKIKVWNKTESADDDKKGDD; the protein is encoded by the coding sequence ATGAAAAAAATTTTAAAGTACGTTTTAATTGCAATAGGAGTAATATTAGTTCTATATGCTGTAGTAAGAGTTTTAAAAACAAACAGTAAACCTGCAGTTACCTTTAAAACGGAAACGGCAACAGAGGAAACCATTACCAATAAAGTGATTGCGACCGGGAAAGTAATTCCAGAGGACGAGGTATTAATAAAGCCTCAAATTTCTGGGATTATCGAGTCCATAAATGTAGAAGAAGGTGTGAAATTAAAATCTGGCGATCTTATTGCAAAAATTAAAGTGGTACCCAATGAGCAGGCTTTGGTAAGTGCTAGAGGACGCGTGAGCAATGCTGAAATAGCTTTGAGTAATGCAAAGATAGAGTACGACAGAAATAAACAGTTATTCGATAAAGGTGTGGTTGCAAGTCAAGATTTTTTGGCAATTGAATTACGCTACAATCAAGCGAAACAGGAACTTGAAAATGCGAGAAACGATTATCAAATAATTCGTGTAGGTTCCGCTGGAGGATCCGCTACTGCAAATACCAACATTCGTGCTACGGTAGATGGAACCGTATTGGAAATTCCGGTTAAAGAAGGAGATCAAGTTATTGAAGCGAATAATTTTAATGATGGTACCACCATCGCTACCATCGCCGATATGTCTAAAATGATTTTCGAAGGAAAAGTGGATGAGGCAGAGGTAGATAAGTTAAAAATAGGGCAACCTATTACCATAAAATTAGGAGCGGTTCAAGATCAGGAATTCGATGCAAAACTTAAATTTATTGCCCCAAAAGGAGTAGAAGACCAAGGAGCGGTACAATTTACTATTGAAGCCGATTTAGCATTACCAGAAGATGTTTTTATAAGAGCCGGATACAGCGCCAATGCTTCTATAATTTTAGAAAAGAAAGAAAATGTATTGGCTATAAAAGAAGCTTTTCTTCAGTTTGATAAGGAAACCGAGGAGCCTTATGTAGAAGTAATGACCGGGGAAAATGAATATGAGCGCCGTGATGTAGAGTTGGGGGTTTCCGATGGAATAAACGTAGAAATTCTTTCGGGTATTACCAAAGAAGATAAAATTAAGGTTTGGAATAAAACTGAATCTGCAGATGACGATAAGAAAGGAGATGACTAA
- a CDS encoding TolC family protein, protein MKFKILVIAIFAGVSVFAQETEEKKVWTLEECVRYAEENNLTIQQVELDLENAKIDKSDAIGSFIPDLNASLRASGNSGLTIDPTTNNFTNTNIFTASGDVTSTLTLFDGLRNFHRLNRAKLNAIATQYQADDIRDDIRLAVANAYLQILSNRETLKVLKAQYRATQQDLDRTVELVDNGVLPKGDLLEIQATAANQEQQIVNAENNILISRISLAQLLQISDYENFDVVDEGYVIPDDAVLSVSSDEIFQKALTFRNDIKASNANVELAQKDLEIAKGARYPSLDAFINYNTRYSDQNRDPITGDLIGFKDQLWIYDGISYGAQISIPVLNGFNVKNNIKRNQINVERAKLQLKQDKLDLETDVNQAYVDVKGSFKSYEAAGKTVEARRLAYDYAKERYNVGLMNSFDFSQAQARLDDAEATLVRTKYDFIFRLKVLKFYYGIPLEEW, encoded by the coding sequence ATGAAGTTTAAAATATTAGTTATAGCAATTTTTGCGGGAGTTTCCGTTTTTGCTCAGGAAACCGAAGAAAAAAAAGTTTGGACTTTAGAGGAGTGTGTGCGCTATGCTGAAGAAAACAACTTGACCATTCAACAGGTAGAGTTGGATTTGGAGAATGCCAAAATTGATAAATCAGATGCTATTGGGAGTTTTATCCCCGATTTAAACGCATCGCTTAGAGCTTCTGGAAACTCTGGTTTAACCATCGACCCGACAACCAATAACTTTACAAATACAAATATATTTACCGCTTCGGGAGACGTAACATCAACGTTAACGCTATTTGATGGACTGCGTAATTTTCATCGCTTGAACCGTGCTAAATTGAATGCCATTGCTACACAATATCAGGCAGATGATATTCGGGACGATATCCGTTTGGCTGTGGCCAACGCTTATCTGCAAATATTATCAAACAGGGAGACTTTAAAAGTTCTTAAGGCTCAATATAGAGCCACTCAGCAGGATTTGGATCGAACAGTAGAATTGGTAGATAACGGCGTATTGCCCAAAGGTGATTTGTTGGAAATTCAAGCCACGGCTGCCAATCAAGAACAGCAAATTGTAAATGCTGAAAACAATATTTTAATATCCAGAATAAGTTTGGCACAATTGCTTCAGATTAGCGATTACGAAAATTTTGATGTGGTAGATGAAGGATATGTTATTCCAGATGATGCTGTGTTAAGTGTTTCTTCCGATGAGATTTTTCAAAAAGCCCTTACTTTTAGAAATGATATTAAAGCGTCCAATGCCAACGTAGAATTGGCACAAAAAGACTTAGAAATTGCAAAAGGTGCCAGGTATCCATCTTTAGATGCGTTTATAAATTACAATACGAGATATTCCGATCAGAACAGAGATCCTATTACGGGCGATTTAATCGGTTTTAAGGATCAGTTGTGGATCTACGATGGTATATCTTACGGGGCACAGATTAGTATTCCTGTTTTAAACGGTTTTAATGTTAAAAACAATATTAAAAGGAATCAAATAAATGTAGAACGTGCCAAGCTGCAGCTAAAGCAAGATAAACTCGATTTAGAGACCGATGTTAACCAAGCCTATGTAGATGTAAAAGGCTCTTTTAAGAGTTACGAAGCCGCTGGTAAAACGGTAGAAGCAAGGAGATTGGCGTACGATTATGCTAAGGAACGCTACAATGTAGGGTTAATGAATAGTTTCGACTTTAGTCAGGCACAGGCCAGACTCGACGATGCAGAAGCTACATTGGTTAGAACTAAATACGACTTTATTTTCAGGTTGAAAGTGCTTAAATTTTATTACGGAATTCCTTTGGAAGAGTGGTAA
- the tsaB gene encoding tRNA (adenosine(37)-N6)-threonylcarbamoyltransferase complex dimerization subunit type 1 TsaB, producing the protein MAIILNIETATTNCSVSVSRDGKVLSLKEINDGGYSHAENLHVFIKEALAEAGQPNLDAVAVSMGPGSYTGLRIGVSTAKGLCYAWEKPLISVPTLSILAGKLATKDFVVPLLDARRMEVYSAVFKDGKQLRDTKAEIITDNAFEKFLNQGKVNFIGDGAEKCKEVIVHKNAVFSTEIEFPSAKEMAFLAHEKYKIGDFEDVAYFEPYYLKDFVTTKPKT; encoded by the coding sequence ATGGCAATAATCTTAAATATAGAAACAGCAACTACCAATTGCTCGGTAAGTGTTTCCCGAGATGGAAAAGTACTTTCTTTAAAGGAAATTAATGATGGTGGGTATTCTCATGCAGAGAATTTACATGTTTTTATAAAGGAAGCCCTAGCAGAAGCTGGGCAGCCAAATTTAGACGCTGTGGCCGTAAGCATGGGCCCTGGCTCTTACACAGGGTTGAGAATTGGGGTTTCTACCGCCAAAGGTTTGTGTTACGCCTGGGAAAAGCCTTTAATCTCGGTTCCTACCCTTTCAATATTGGCTGGGAAATTGGCAACTAAAGATTTTGTAGTTCCATTGTTGGATGCCCGAAGAATGGAAGTCTATTCCGCCGTGTTTAAAGACGGTAAGCAACTACGGGACACCAAAGCTGAAATTATAACTGACAACGCTTTCGAAAAATTTTTAAACCAAGGAAAAGTAAATTTTATTGGTGATGGCGCCGAAAAATGTAAAGAGGTAATTGTACATAAAAACGCCGTGTTTTCTACTGAAATTGAGTTTCCTTCTGCGAAAGAAATGGCCTTTTTGGCTCATGAAAAATATAAAATAGGCGACTTTGAAGATGTCGCCTATTTTGAACCTTATTATTTAAAAGACTTTGTGACTACAAAGCCTAAAACTTAA
- a CDS encoding mechanosensitive ion channel family protein, translated as METEEVLTQSEKWANQAIELVMEYGPKVVAAILIWIIGSFIFSRITKLVDKVMARREYDLSVREFLSSLLYWGFKVLLIVIILGTLGIETTSLAAVLASVGLAVGLALQGSLANFAGGVLLLIFKPFKVGDFIEAQGLSGTVKEIGIVNTILNTFGNQQAIIPNGKLSNDNIVNYSAEPTRREKITAGISYDSDIKKAKDVLMEIVNDNDKILKDPAPQVMVEALADSSVNLSLRYWATNEDFWDCRWYVMEEMKKRFDAAGIEIPYPHQVEIQKQA; from the coding sequence ATGGAAACAGAAGAAGTTTTAACACAGTCAGAAAAATGGGCGAATCAAGCAATCGAATTGGTCATGGAATATGGCCCAAAGGTAGTTGCCGCCATTTTAATTTGGATTATAGGATCATTTATTTTCAGTAGAATTACTAAACTAGTGGATAAGGTAATGGCACGCAGGGAATACGACCTTAGCGTCCGGGAATTCTTATCCAGCTTGTTATACTGGGGGTTTAAAGTATTGCTCATAGTTATTATTTTGGGCACACTGGGGATCGAAACTACTTCCCTTGCTGCCGTGTTAGCTTCCGTAGGTTTGGCCGTTGGTCTTGCCCTTCAAGGTTCTTTGGCGAATTTTGCAGGCGGGGTGCTTTTATTGATTTTTAAACCTTTTAAAGTTGGTGATTTCATCGAGGCACAAGGTCTTTCTGGAACGGTAAAGGAAATAGGAATTGTAAACACAATTTTAAACACTTTTGGGAATCAGCAGGCCATCATTCCAAACGGAAAGCTCTCAAATGACAACATTGTAAATTATAGCGCAGAGCCAACGAGGAGGGAAAAAATTACCGCCGGAATAAGTTACGATTCAGACATTAAGAAAGCTAAAGACGTTCTAATGGAAATTGTTAACGACAACGATAAAATTTTAAAAGATCCTGCACCACAGGTGATGGTAGAGGCACTTGCCGATAGTTCTGTGAATTTATCGTTGAGATACTGGGCTACCAACGAAGATTTTTGGGACTGCCGTTGGTATGTAATGGAAGAAATGAAAAAGAGATTTGATGCAGCAGGCATTGAAATTCCTTACCCACATCAAGTGGAAATACAAAAACAGGCTTAA
- a CDS encoding dodecin family protein, which yields MAVLKVIEVLANSSKSWEDATKTAIQKASKSVKNIKSVYVNEQSATVKNGEIDNYRVNVKITFELD from the coding sequence ATGGCAGTTTTAAAAGTAATTGAAGTATTGGCTAATTCCAGTAAAAGCTGGGAAGACGCCACAAAAACAGCAATCCAAAAAGCGTCAAAATCGGTTAAAAACATAAAATCGGTTTACGTTAATGAGCAAAGTGCGACAGTAAAAAACGGCGAAATAGACAATTACCGAGTGAATGTAAAAATTACTTTCGAACTCGATTAA